The following proteins are co-located in the Nitrospira sp. genome:
- a CDS encoding polymer-forming cytoskeletal protein, translating to MWETKKQKVSQNGGENFTVLGKDVTFKGVVHFEGTVQLDSCFEGEIHTKGVLVVGEHAVIRGTVSVGTLISSGKIHGTVAASDKVQLLKSAVQIGDVQAPLFSIEEGAYFRGLTEMGPRPSAEDSSELLNALPDQALWKNTGTLPLTEQESGTKQLAYDQVQEELIRRSVPR from the coding sequence ATGTGGGAAACCAAGAAGCAGAAAGTCAGTCAGAACGGCGGCGAGAATTTTACCGTGCTCGGCAAAGACGTCACCTTCAAAGGCGTCGTCCATTTCGAAGGCACCGTCCAGCTCGACAGTTGCTTTGAAGGAGAGATCCATACCAAGGGCGTCCTCGTCGTCGGCGAACATGCCGTCATCCGTGGCACCGTCTCCGTCGGCACGCTCATCAGCAGCGGGAAGATTCACGGCACCGTCGCCGCGTCCGACAAAGTGCAGCTGCTGAAATCCGCCGTGCAGATCGGCGACGTGCAGGCCCCGCTGTTCTCCATCGAAGAAGGCGCCTACTTCCGGGGCCTCACGGAAATGGGGCCCCGTCCTTCGGCCGAGGACTCTTCGGAACTGCTCAACGCCCTGCCAGACCAGGCCCTGTGGAAAAACACGGGAACGCTCCCGCTGACCGAGCAGGAATCAGGCACCAAACAATTGGCCTACGACCAGGTACAGGAAGAACTGATCCGCCGCTCCGTGCCGCGCTGA
- a CDS encoding SOS response-associated peptidase — protein MCGRFAQTASASMIAQQFGVAVPPGLTARYNIAPSQPVAVIRIAPGAASRELVPVRWGLIPSWAKDPKVGFQCINAKAETVAEKPSFRGAFKARRCLVLATGFYEWQVQGRVKQPMWIGLKSRGAFAFAGLWEQWRPPDGEAIESCTILTTDPNELLQPIHNRMPVILPPDSYGQWMDPHVQQAASLTALLRPYPSEELEAYQVGTLVNNPRHDAPDCLESVPI, from the coding sequence ATGTGCGGACGGTTTGCCCAAACGGCTTCGGCCTCGATGATCGCGCAACAGTTTGGCGTCGCGGTGCCGCCTGGGCTTACGGCTCGGTACAATATCGCCCCGTCACAACCGGTCGCTGTGATTCGGATCGCGCCGGGGGCCGCCAGCCGTGAGCTGGTGCCGGTGCGCTGGGGGCTGATTCCCTCCTGGGCCAAGGACCCCAAGGTCGGGTTTCAGTGCATCAATGCCAAGGCGGAGACGGTGGCGGAGAAGCCGTCGTTTCGTGGCGCCTTCAAGGCCCGGCGCTGCCTGGTGCTGGCAACGGGGTTTTATGAGTGGCAGGTTCAGGGCCGGGTGAAGCAGCCGATGTGGATCGGGTTGAAGAGCCGCGGGGCCTTTGCCTTTGCCGGCCTGTGGGAGCAGTGGCGGCCTCCGGACGGGGAGGCGATCGAATCCTGTACGATCCTCACGACGGACCCGAACGAGCTGCTGCAACCGATTCACAATCGGATGCCGGTGATTCTGCCGCCCGATTCGTATGGCCAGTGGATGGACCCGCACGTTCAGCAGGCCGCTTCTCTCACGGCCCTTCTTCGTCCCTATCCCAGTGAGGAATTGGAGGCCTACCAGGTTGGCACGCTGGTGAATAATCCACGGCATGATGCTCCGGACTGTCTTGAGTCGGTTCCGATATAG